The Mycobacteriales bacterium genome contains the following window.
CCCCGACCCCGACCACCGCCAACAGCTGCTCGACGACCCCTGGCGCGACCACACCTGGGAACACCTCGACGACCCCCACCTCGACCTCCCACCCGTCACCAGCCACGAGCCCCAGCACGACGAGGACGAGACAGCGGCGTAAGGGCGGGCAGCGGCGTACGAGTCGGACTACTCCGCGAGGAAGTCGGAGACGACCGTCCGGAAGGCCTCGGGCTCGTCGACCCACGGGAAGTGACCGGCACCCGGCAGCACGACCGCGCGACCGGCCGGGAACGCCGCAGCGACGTGGTGGACCGCGTCGACCCCGGTGAGGGCGTCGCGCTCCCCGCCGACGACCAGCACCGGCTCGGTCACACCGGCCAGGGCACCGCGCAGCGCATCAAGGTCGGGTGACGGCCCGGCGGCGAAGCCGAGCTCGGCGCGCTTGCTGCTCTGGGTGTCGGCCGTCGCCGCGTGCGCCTGGGTGCGCTCGTCCCAGCGGCCGTAGAAGAACGGCCGGGTGGCCCGGACGAGGGCCTGCTGCTGGGCCGGCGGCGCGCCCGCGTCGAGGGCCTCCTGGGCGTCGGCGGCATCGGCGTACCAGGGCTCGGTGGAGCGGGCCGCGCGGATCGTCGGGACGTCGTCACGGCCGAACCCCTGCAGCGCCGCGGCGGGCGTCACGAGCACCAGCGAGCCGACCCTGTCCGGGTGGGCCGCGGCCCACAGCTGGGCGACGATCGTGCCGGCGGAGTGACCGAGCAGGTCGAGCCGCTCGACACCGAGGTCACGCCGGAGGGCCTCGACGTCGTCGACGAGCCGGGTGGCGTGCAGCGTCGCCGGGTCGGCCGGGACCTCGCTGCGACCGACGGCCCGCGGGTCGAGCAGGACCAGGGTGCGTGAGGCCGACAAACCACCGAGGTCCTCGAGGTAGGCCGCCGCGCGACCGGGACCACCGGGCAGGCAGACGAGCGGCGGCCCGCCGCCGACCTCGGTGACGATCAGCCGCGTCCCGTCGTAGGACGCGAAGGAGCGCATCAGACGAGGTCGACCGTGCGCGCCGCGGAGGCCCCGATGGTGGCGGTGATGGCCGCGAGGACGTCCGCGGGCACGACGCTGTCGACGGTCAGCGCCATCAGCGCCTCACCGCCCTGCGAGGTGCGCGACACCTGCGCGCCGGCGATGTTGACACCGGCCTCGCCGAGCGCCGCACCGACAGCCCCGACAACGCCCGGGCGGTCGGCGTAGGTGAGGAAGACCAGGTGCTCCGCGGTCTCGATCTCGACGTCGAAGCCGTCGACCTCCGTGAGCTTCTCGACCTGCCGCGGCCCGGTTAGGGTGCCCGACACCGAGACCCGCGCGCCCGACGGCAGGACGCCGCGGACGGTGACGAGGTTGCGGTAGTCCGGGCTCTCACCGTCGGTGGTCAGCGACACCTCGACGCCCCGCTCGGCCGCGAGCGCCGGCGCGTTGACGAAGGTGACCTGCTCCTCGACGACGTCGGCGAAGACCCCCTTGAGAGCGGCGAGCTGGAGGACCGACACGTCGTACGCCGTGATCTCTCCCTTGACCTGCACCTCGACCGTGCTGGCCACTCCGCCCGCCAGGGCGGTGAAGACCCGTCCGAGCTTCTCGACGAGCGGCAGTGCCGGGCGGACCTCCTCGACGACGATGCCGCCGGCCTGCACGTTGACCGCGTCGGGGACGAAGTCGCCCTCGAGGGCGAGCTTGACGGAGCGGGCGACCGCGATGCCGGCCTTGTCCTGCGCCTCATGGGTGGACGCACCGAGGTGCGGCGTGACGACGACGTTGTCGAACTCGAACAGCGGCGAGTCGGTCATCGGCTCGGTCGCGAAGACGTCGAGGCCGGCGCCGGCGACGTGGCCGCTCTTGAGGGCCTGCGCGAGGGCGTGCTCGTCGATGAGCCCACCCCGCGCGGCGTTGACGATGCGCACACCGGGCTTGCAGAGCGCGAGCTCGCGCTCGCCGATAAGACCGACCGTCTCGGGCGTCTTGACGGTGTGCAGGGAGACGAAGTCCGACTGCGCGAGCAGCTCGTCGAGGCTGACCAGCTGGACCCCGATCTGCGCGGCACGGGCCGGCTGGACGTAGGGGTCGTAGGCGAGCAGCTTCACGCCGAAGGCGCTCATCCGCTGGGCGAACAGCACCCCGACGCGGCCGAGGCCGATCACGCCGACGGTCTTGTCGGCGATCTCGACACCGGTCCACTGGGAGCGCTGCCACTTGCCGCCCTTGAGGGCCGAGCAGGCCGGCACGATGTTGCGCGCGCAGGCCAGCAGCAGCGCGACGGCGTGCTCCGCCGTGGTGACGATGTTGGACTGCGGGGCGTTGACGACCATGACGCCGCGGGCGGTGGCAGCCTTGACGTCGACGTTGTCGAGGCCGATGCCCGCCCGGGCGATGACCTTCAGGCGCGGGGCGGCGGCCAGTGCCTCCGCGTCGACCTGCGTGGCGCTGCGGATCAGCACCGCGTCGGCGTCGGCGAGCGCCGGCAGGAGCGCGGCGCGGTCCGCGCCGTCGACGTGGCGGATCTCGAAGCCGTCACCGAGGACGGCGAGGACCGACGGCGCGAGCTCCTCCGCGATGAGGACGACGGGGCGGGCGGGGGCGGTCACGGCAGGCTCCTCCGAGCGGTGGTGTGCGAGGCGCTCCGGCGAGCGGGTCCGGCCGGCGCGCGGGCCGGAGCAGGCGACGACAGCGGCGCCAGCCTACCGGCGGGTACTCCCCCGGTAGACCGGCGCCGCAGCGTCACGTCCTCGGTCAGGCCTTGTCGTCGATCCAGGCCATCATCGGGCGCAGCTTCGCACCGACGACCTCGATCGGGTGCTCGGCCTGCTCCTTGCGGAACTGCGTCATCTCCGGCGTGCCGTTGTCGTCGTCGTCGATGAGCCGCTTGGTGAAGGTGCCGTCCTTGATGTCGGCGAGGACGCGCTTCATCTCGGCCTTGGTCTCGGCGGTGATGATGCGCGGGCCGGTGACGTAGTCGCCGAACTCCGCGGTGTCGGAGACCGACCAGCGCATTTTGGCGAGGCCACCCTCATACATCAGGTCGACGATGAGCTTGAGCTCGTGGAGGCACTCGAAGTAGGCGACCTCGGGCTGGTAGCCCGCCTCGACGAGCGTCTCGAAGCCGGCCTGCACGAGCGCCGAGGCGCCTCCGCAGAGCACGGCCTGCTCGCCGAAGAGATCGGTCTCGGTCTCCTCGGTGAAGGTGGTCTTGATGACCCCGGCGCGGGTGCCGCCGATGCCCTTGGCCCACGACAGCGCGAGGGCCTGGGCGTTGCCGGTCGCGTCCTGCTCGACCGCGATCAGGCAGGGCACGCCCTTGCCGTCGACGAACTGGCGCCGCACGAGGTGACCCGGGCCCTTCGGCGCGACCATCGCGACGTCGACGCCGGGCGGCGGGGTGATGAGGCCGAAGCGGATGTTGAGGCCGTGGCCGAAGAACAGCGCCTTGCCGTCGGTGAGGTGCGGGGCCACGTCGGCCTCGTAGAGCCTGCGCTGCACGGTGTCGGGAGCCAGGATCATGATCACGTCGGCCTCGGCGGACGCCTCCGCGGGGGTGACGACGCGCAGCCCGTCGGCCTCGGCCTTGGCCCGGCTCTTGGAGCCCTCCGGCAGCCCGACGCGGACGTCGACTCCGGAGTCGCGCAGCGACAAGGCGTGGGCGTGGCCCTGGCTGCCGTAGCCGAGGACGGCCACCTTCTTGCCCTGGATGATCGACAGGTCGGCGTCGCCGTCGTAGAAGACCTCTGCCATGGGAGTCGTGTGCCTCTCTGAAGGGATGGGGTGCTGCGGGTCAGGCGGACTGGTGGACCGGGCGCAGGCGGGACTCCGAGCCGGTCATGGAGCGGGCGCCGCGTCCGACGGCGACCAGGCCGGACTGGACGAGCTCGCGGATGCCGAAGGGCTCGAGCACCCGGATCAGCGCGTCGAGCTTGTCGGCGGTGCCGGTGGCCTCGATCGTGACGGCGTCCTGCGCGACGTCGACGACCTTGGCGCGGAAGAGCTGGACGGTCTCGAGGACGTGGGAGCGGGTCGTCAGGTCGGCCTTGACCTTCACGAGCAGCAGCTCGCGCTGGACGCTGGTAGCGGCCTCGAGCTCGACGATCTTCAGCACGTTGACGAGCTTGTTGAGCTGCTTGGTCACCTGCTCGAGCGGCAGGCCCTCGACCGCGACGACGATCGTCATGCGACTGACGTGGTCGACCTCGGTCGGGCCGACCGCGAGCGACTCGATGTTGAAGCCGCGACGGCTGAACAACGAGGCGACGCGGGCGAGGACACCGGGCTTGTCCTCGACGAGGACGGACAGGGTGTGCCGGGTGACGGCGGGGCGGGCGGCGGTGGGAGTCGGCATGGTCAGGTCCTCGTCAGACGTCGTCCGCGTCCCAGACGGGACGCGTGTCTCGGGCGGCCAGGATCTCGTCGTTGCTCGTGCCCGCGGGCACCATCGGCCAGACCATGGCGTCCTGGCCGACGACGAAGTCGACGACGACGGGCGCGTCGGTGACGGCCATCGCCTTCTCGATGGTGGCGTCGACGTCGTCCTTGGTCTCGCAGCGCAGGCCGATGCAGCCCATCGCGTCGGCGAGCTTGACGAAGTCCGGGATCCGCTTGGACTGCAGGTTGGTGTTGGAGTAGCGGCCGTCGTAGAACAGCGTCTGCCACTGCCGCACCATGCCGAGGTTGCCGTTGTTGATGATGGCCACCTTGATCGGGATGCCCTCGATGGCGCAGGTGACGAGCTCCTGGTTGGTCATCTGGAAGCAGCCGTCGCCGTCGATCGCCCACACCGTGGCGTCGGGCCTGCCGACCTTCGCGCCCATGGCCGCGGGCACGGAGTAGCCCATGGTGCCGAGGCCGCCGGAGTTGAGCCAGGTGTAGGGGTTCTCGTAGGAGATGAACTGCGACGCCCACATCTGGTGCTGGCCCACACCCGCGACGTAGATGGCCTCGGGCCCGGCGATCTGGCCCAGCCGGGTGATGACGTGCTGCGGGGCGAGCGAGCCGTCGGTGGGCTCCTCGTAGCCGAGCGGGTAGGTCGTGCGCCAGCCGTCGAGCTGCGTCCACCAGCCGGTGAGGTCGGCGCGGGTGCCGGCGGCGTAGGCCTCCTGGACGGCGACGACGAGGTCGGCGATCGTCTCGCGGCAGTCACCGACGATCGGGACGTCGGCACCGCGGTTCTTGCCGATCTCGGCCGGGTCGATGTCGGCGTGGATGACCGCGGCGTCGGGGGCGAAGCTGTCGAGCTTGCCGGTGACGCGGTCGTCGAAGCGGGCACCGAGGCAGATGAGCAGGTCGCTCTTCTGCAGCGCGGTCACTGCCGCGACGGTGCCGTGCATGCCCGGCATGCCGAGGTGCTGCGGGTGGCTGTCGGGGAAGGCGCCGCGGGCCATCAGCGTCGTGACCACCGGGATGCCGGTGAGCTCGGCGAGCACCCGCAGCTCGGCGGCTGCGCGCGCCTTGAGGACGCCGCCTCCGACGTAGAGCACCGGGCGCTTGGCCTCGGCGATCAGCCGGGCCGCCTCGCGGACCTGCTTGGCGTGCGGGCGCGTCGTCGGGTGGTAGCCGGGCAGGTCGAGCGTCGGCGGCCAGGCGAAGTCGCCGGTGCGCTGCAGGACGTCCTTGGGGATGTCGACGAGCACCGGCCCGGGCCGGCCGGTGGCGGCGAGGTGGAAGGCCTCGGCGATGGTGCGCGGGATGTCCTCGACCGACTGCACCAGGAAGTTGTGCTTGGTGATCGGCATCGTGATGCCGCAGATGTCGGCCTCCTGGAAGGCGTCGGTCCCGATGGCGCCGCTGGGCACCTGACCGGTGATCGCCACGATCGGCACCGAGTCCATGTAGGCGTCCGCGATCGGCGTCACGAGGTTGGTCGCACCCGGACCGCTCGTCGCCATGCAGACCCCCACCCGGCCGGTCGCCTGGGCGTAGCCCTCGGCGGCGTGGCCGGCGCCCTGCTCGTGACGCACCAGGATGTGGCGCAGCGTCTTGGAGTCGAACAGCGGGTCGTAGGCCGGCAGGATCGCGCCGCCGGGGATGCCGAAGACGACCTCGGCGCCGACGCTCTCCAGCGAGCGCACCAGCGACTGGGCTCCGGTGAGGCTGTCTGACACGAGTTCCGTCCTTGAGGTGAGGTCGAGCGGTGGGGCAACAAAAAACCCCCCGCGCCGGGTGGCACGAGAGGTGAGCGCGTCTGCCGGGGTCGGCGGACGCGCTAGGGAACTACGAGGAGTCGGCGCACCTGCACAGCGTGCCCCTCCGTCGTACCCGTGTCAAATGATGTGGGACGGCCATCCCACGATGTGGGATGGCGCCTACGACGTGACGGCACCCTGCGCGGCCGACCCGACGAGCTTGGCGTACTTGCCGAGCACGCCGGTCGTGTAGCGCGGCTCCAGGGGCTTCCACCCCGCCCGGCGCCGCTCGAGCTCGGCCGCGTCGACGAGCAGGTCGAGGGTGCGCGCGGTGAGGTCGAGCCGGATCGGGTCGCCGTCCTGGACGAGCGCGATCGCACCGCCGTCGGTCGCCTCGGGGGCCACGTGACCCACGCACAGCCCGGTGGTGCCACCGGAGAAGCGGCCGTCGGTGAGCAGCAGCACGTCCTTGCCGAGGCCGGCGCCCTTGATGGCCCCGGTGACCATGAGCATCTCGCGCATGCCCGGGCCGCCCTTGGGGCCCTCGTAGCGGATGACGACGACGCAGCCCTTCTCGAGGGTGCCGTCGACGACCGCGTCCATCGCGCCCTGCTCGCCGTCGAAGACACGTGCGGGCCCCTCGAAGACCTCGCTGTCGAAGCCCGCGCTCTTGACGACCGCGCCGTCGGGCGCGAGCGACCCGCGCAGCACCGTGATGCCGCCGGTGGCGTGGATCGGCGCGGTGAGGGCGTGGATGACGTCGCCGTCGGGCGCGGCCACGTCCATGTCGGCGAGGTTCTCGGCCATGGTGCGACCGGTGCAGGTCAGGGCGTCGCCGTGCAGCAGGTCGGCCTCGAGCAGTGCCTTCATCACCACGGGCACGCCACCGATGCGGTCGACGTCGGTCATGACGTAGCGGCCGAAGGGCTTGACGTCGGCGAGGTGCGGGACCCGGTCGCCGATCCGGTTGAAGTCGTCGAGGGTGAGGTCGACGCGTGCCTCATGGGCGATCGCCAAGAGGTGCAGCACCGCGTTGGTCGAGCCGCCGAGCGCCATGACGACGGTGATGGCGTTCTCGAACGCCTTGCGGGTCATGATCTTGCGCGCGGTGAGGCCCTGCTCGACGAGGCGCACCACGGCCTCGCCGGAGCGGATCGCGATGTCGTCACGGCGACGGTCGACCGCCGGCGGCGCGGCCGAGCCAGGCAGCGCCATGCCGAGCGCCTCGGCGGCGGCGGCCATCGTGTTGGCGGTGTACATCCCGCCGCAGGCGCCCTCACCCGGGCAGGTGGCCTTCTCGATCGCGGTGAGCTCCTCGCGGGTGATGAGACCGCGCGCGCACGCACCGACGCCCTCGAAGACGTCGATGATCGTGAGGTCGCGGTCGCCGAGCTTGCCCGGCAGCGTGGAGCCCGCGTAGACGAACACGCTCGCGAGGTCGAGGCGCGCCGCGGCCATGAGCATCCCCGGCAGCGACTTGTCGCAGCCGGCCAGCGTGACGGTGCCGTCGAGGCGCTCCGCGAAGACCACCGTCTCGACGGAGTCGGCGATGACCTCGCGCGACACCAGCGACGCACGCATGCCCTCGTGGCCCATCGAGATGCCGTCGCTGACCGAGATCGTCCCGAACTCCATCGGGAAGCCACCGGCCTGCCGCACCCCGACCTTGGACGCCTTGGCCAACCGGTCGAGCGAGAGGTTGCAGGGCGTGATCTCGTTCCACGACGAGGCCACACCGATCTGCGGCTTGTCCATGTCCTCGTCGGTCATCCCGACCGCGCGCAGCATGGCTCGGGCCGGCGCACGGTGGTCGCCCTCGGTGACGTCGGTGCTGCGCGGCTTGCGGGTGCTCATGAGTGGGGCGCTCCGGGGGAGGTTTGGACCGGCATCGAGCGGGGCCTCGACTCTACGTGCGCGACGACCGTGCGCGACCATGTCCGGCGTGAGCTCACCCGACCCGTCCCCAGCACCGGTCCACCTGCGGCTGCGCCCCGACCGCGGCGCGTGGTTCGCGGTCGGCGTCCTGCTGCTGTGCGGCCTCCCCCTCATCGCCTCCGCTCCGGTGCTGACCTTCGCCCTGGTCGTCCCGCTGGCCTGGGCGGTCTGGCTGGTGCGGGCCCGCGTGGTCGCCGCCCCCGTCGGCGTGGAGGTCTGCAACGGGCTGCTTCCCCGGCGTACGACCTGGGACGACGTCGCGGGCTTCGACCTGCCCAGGCGCGGCGCCCCGGTGCTGGTCCGGACCAACGGCGAGCGCTGGCGAATGACGGCGATCGACCGGCGGCAGCTGCCGCAGGTGCTCGCCGTCCACGACCAGGCGCGACGGGCCCGGTAGTGGCGAGCACCTTCGACGTCACGAGCAGCGACGGCACCGTCGTACGCGGGTGGAGCAACGACGGGACAGGTACGCCGGTCCTGATCAGCAACGGCCTCGGCACGGTGCCCGAGTCCTGGCCGGCGCTCATCGGCAGCGACAGCGGCTACGCCGTGAGCACCTGGTACTACCGGGGCACCTTCGGGTCGCAGCGGCCCGCCGACCGCAACCGGATCCGGGTCGAGGACCACGTGGCCGACGCGGTCGCGGTGCTCGACGCGCAGGGCATCGACCGGGCGCTCGTGGCGTGCTGGTCGATCGGCGTCAACATCGGCTTCGAGCTGGCGCAGCGCCACCCCGACCGCGTCGCCGGCCTGATGGCCGTCGCCGGTGTGCCGGGCGGCACCTTCGCGACGATGGGCGCGCCCTGGCGGGTGCCGCGGGTCCTGCGCAAGCCGCTGTCGGTGCAGACCGCGAAGGCGCTGCGGGCCGCCGGACCGGTCCTCACCCGGCTCACTCCCCTGATCCCCGTCAACCCGCGCACCGCCTGGCTCATCGCACACAGCGGCTTCCTGCGGCCCGCGGCCAGACCGGAGCTGCTCGTGCCGATGCTGCAGGAGTTCCTGCAGCACGACTGGCGGTGGTACATGGACCTCGCCATCGCGGCGAGCGAGCACGACCCGATGGACCTCACCTTCGTGCAGTGCCCGACCACGCTGGTCGCCGGACGCCACGACGTCCTCACCTCGATGCACGACATGGCGACGGCCGCCTCGCGCATCCCGCACGCGCAGATCTCGGTCCTGCCCGGCAGCCACTTCCTGCCCCTGGAGTACCCCGAGCTGCTGTCGATGGTGCTCGCCGACCTGGCCCGGCGCCGCGACCTGCAGGCCGCCTGAGTCAGAGGGTACGGACGCGGCGCACCAGCAGGACGGTGCCGCCCAGCACGAGCGCGACAAGCACGCCCCCGCCGGCGAGCAACAGCGGCGAGCGGCCGTCGTCACGACTCACCAGCGACGCACCGGTCGGCACCCACCGGATCTCGCCGGTGAGCGCCACCCGGGTCCCGTCGACGTCGACCGGCACCTCCCACCGACCGAGCACCGTCGGCTCGTCGCGGCGCAGCGCCGCGTCGGGCGGGGCCGCGTCCTTCCAGCGCAGACGGGTGTCGAGCCACGACAGCCGGGTCCCGCCGAGCAGCTCGAAGCGCGGCTCGGCTGCAGGCGGTCCGGCATCGGCCCCGCGGGCCTGCTGGTCCTCGACGCGGGTGCGGCTCACGGCGTTGACCTCGAGCCCGCGCGGGCCGAAGCGCGCGAAGGGCTCGCCGTCGCGGCCGAGCACGGTGAACTCACGGGTGTCGCCGTTGGTGAGGAACAGCCCCGGGAGCTTGCTGCTCTGCAGGACCTGCACGGTCACCCCCGCGAGCGCGTCCGGCGCGAGGTCGGCGGTGACGTCGAAGGTCCCCTGCAGCGGGCGGAACTCCACGTGCCCGCGGACCTCGACCGCGGTCCCGCCGTAGCGCATCGGCACGGTGAAGTCACCCAGCCGGGCCGGCCGCGTCGCGTCGGCAGGTGCGGCGAGGTCGGCTGGGTGCAGGCGGTGGTCGTACCACCCCCACGAGCTCGTCGACCCGATCCGCACGAAGCGCGGCGTGCCCTTGCCACCGCCCTCACGCACCGTGGCCGGGGTCGCCGCAGAGCTGCCGACCGGGTTGGACGTCTCGTAGAACTCCGGGCTCTCGAGGTTGGCCTCGACGCCCGCGCTGCTGATCCACAGGAAGTCCTCGCCGCCGCGGGCGACCGCCACCAGCTGGGTCGCCGTGGGGTTCGCGACGACCAGCTGGGTGGCGGCGCCCGCCTGCGCCTGCACGACGACGTCGGCAGGCAGAGGGGGTACGACGGAGTCGATCACGGTCACGATACGTGGATCGGCTGAGTGCGCTGCTGCCGTGCCGGGGAGCCCGACAGAGGTCGCGCCCGCGAGCAGTGCGGCAGCGGTCAGCAGCGCACGGGTGCGCACGGGCGCGACTCCTCTCCGGGGGACCTGAAGGGTCGGCCGCACGCTATGCCACGGCTAGCGGCGGGGTCAGGCGCGGTGCGCGAGCACCCGACGTCGCAGCAGGAACGTGCCGCCGAGCAGCGCGGTCGCGACGACGACAGGCAGGCTCGGGAGCGGCTCCGGCAGGGCGGCGACCTGCGTCGTGGCGTCGACGACCGGCAGGCCGGCGGGTGCGTCGACCGGCGTGGAGGCGGAACGGGCCGCTGCCGTCATATGGCCCACGAAGACCTGGCGCCCGACCGACGGGGTCTCGCCCTTGGCGTAGGTCTTGTTGACGAAGACGTTGTAGGGGCCGTCGGGCAGGACGGCGGCGTTGTCGGTGACCGCGACGGTCACCGTGCCGCCGCTGCGCTTGACGACCGGCAGCTCGACGACGCGCTGGTCGGCGTCGACGAGGTGGGTGATCGCGGTGTTGCGCACGATCGTCACCGAGGAGACGTCCTGGGCGTCGGGCGTCTCGATCGTCAGCGTCTTGCCGCGGGTGGCCGCCCGGGAGACGCCGGCGATGACCGGGCGCTGGCCGTAGAAGAGGTTCGGCGGCTCGAAGATCTCGAAGCTCGGCTCGCGCTGCGGCTGGCAGAACCCGAGGGTGTCCTGGAGCACGGGCGTCTCGAACGAGCTGCCCGTCGCGATCGGCGAGTGGCCGCCCACGAGGACCCTGCCGTCCGGCAGCACCGCGGTGTTGTGGTAGATCCGGCCCTAGGACTGACCGGCGAGCTCGGTCCACGTGCCCTTCTCCGGGTCGAAGATCTCCGGCGTGTTCACCGGCGTGCCGGAGCCCGGGGCGACGACCTCGTCACGGGCGGCGCCGTTGAAGGCGATGACCTCACCGGTCGGCAGCGTGACGCCGGTGGAGTACCACCGGGGGTCGTTCAGCGGCTCGGTCGCCTCGGAGGTGAAGATCCTCCACCCGCCGGGACCGATCTTCACGGTGTTGAGCGTGGAGGTGTCGGTGCCGACGTAGGTGCCGGGCGAGACGCCGTAGACGCCACCGGCCGACAGGAAGCGGGCGGTGTCGTAGGACGCGGTGAGCGTCAGCATCTGGCTGAACGCGGACCCGCGGAAGCCGAGCGGTGCGGGGAGCTCGGGGTAGCCGAAGACCGGCAGGCCGAGGTCGGTCCAGGTCTTGGTCTTCGGGTCGTACGACGACGCCATGTTCCAGGTCGCCTCGTCGTACGCCTGACCGCTCGGGTTGAAGGTCTGACCCGCGGCGTCGTAGTAGACGTGGCCGGTCGGCAGCAGGTGGATGCGCGGGTAGAGCGGCAGCGACTTCTTGCCGCCGTCCACGGTCCAGGCGTTGGTCTTGGGGTCGTACACCTCGGTCTGCGTGACGTTCAGGCCCGAGTCGAGCGGGCGGTCCGGGTAGACCGGCTTGATGAGTGTGGTCACGCCGCTCGCGACGAGCACCCTGTTGTCGGGCAGCGTGACCAGCGACGGGTACCAGCGGCCGTAGGTCATGTTGCCACCGTCGGCCCAGGAGTTCTTCTCCGGGTCGTAGAGGCGGCTGTTCTTGAGGCCCTCGAGCTCGACGACGCCGTAGGTGGGCATGCCGAGGATCCCCGGCTCCTGGTAGCACGCCGTGCCGCCCGCGTTGAGCCTGCGACCGTCGGCGAGCAGGAGCTGGTCGGAGCAGAAGAGGTCGCCGTCGTTGCGGGTCTCGTCGTTGTTGTAGAGACCGCCGGGGAGGTACTCGCCGTCGATGCCGTTCGGGTTACTGACGGCGTCGACCTCGCTGCGGGCCCAGCGCAGTCAGGGCCTCGAAGGGCGCGGTGAAGCGGCCGGTCTCGGACAGGTCGGCGGCCGTGGCCGGCGCGGCGAGGCCGAGCGGCAGGACGCCGAGGGCGAGCGCGGTGACGACGGGAGCGGCGAGCAGGGGGCGGCGGGAAGACGGGCGGGGGGGGCATGCGGGCGGACCACTCGTTCGGGGACAGCGAACACCGAGTTGCCGCAGAGTTTCGCCCTTGTGACGCCGCTCACCCCTGTGCGAGCGCACAAGACCTGAGTGGACAAAGTGGGCGATACCGGTGTCAGGGCGGTGCGCACGCGTCTCCGCGACTGTGCGGCTGCTGTCGACGACCGCGGTCGCGCCCTACGCTGGGCGGGCGTGGCGCGGCTGATCCTCGCGCCGGACCGAGCAGGGGAGACCCATGACCGCCGAGCGCAGTCCCGCTCCCGCTGGCCGCTCTCCCGCCGTCGCGGCGCTCGGCCAGACGCTGCTCGCCGACCTCGACCGGCTCACCGAGCGGCTCGTCGAGGCGATCCTCGACGAGGACCCGTCCTACTCCGCCCGAGCGGGCGTCACCCGCGAGGACCTCGCGCGCTCCTGCCACGCCAACCTCGAGCGGCTCCTGCAGGCCCTGGGCGGCGTCTCCGACCTCGACAGCGACAACGCCTTCGACGCTCCCCGCGAGACCGGTCACCGCCGCGCCGAGCAGGGGCTGCCGCTCGAGTCGGTGCTGCACGCCTACCGCCTGGGCTACCGCACGATCTGGGAGGGCCTCGTCGCCCAGGCGCAGACCGGCGGACCGGCCAGCGTCGACGCGCTCGTCACTGCGGCCAGCGAGGTCTGGGAGCTCGTCG
Protein-coding sequences here:
- a CDS encoding alpha/beta hydrolase, giving the protein MASTFDVTSSDGTVVRGWSNDGTGTPVLISNGLGTVPESWPALIGSDSGYAVSTWYYRGTFGSQRPADRNRIRVEDHVADAVAVLDAQGIDRALVACWSIGVNIGFELAQRHPDRVAGLMAVAGVPGGTFATMGAPWRVPRVLRKPLSVQTAKALRAAGPVLTRLTPLIPVNPRTAWLIAHSGFLRPAARPELLVPMLQEFLQHDWRWYMDLAIAASEHDPMDLTFVQCPTTLVAGRHDVLTSMHDMATAASRIPHAQISVLPGSHFLPLEYPELLSMVLADLARRRDLQAA
- a CDS encoding galactose oxidase early set domain-containing protein produces the protein MLPDGRVLVGGHSPIATGSSFETPVLQDTLGFCQPQREPSFEIFEPPNLFYGQRPVIAGVSRAATRGKTLTIETPDAQDVSSVTIVRNTAITHLVDADQRVVELPVVKRSGGTVTVAVTDNAAVLPDGPYNVFVNKTYAKGETPSVGRQVFVGHMTAAARSASTPVDAPAGLPVVDATTQVAALPEPLPSLPVVVATALLGGTFLLRRRVLAHRA
- a CDS encoding PH domain-containing protein gives rise to the protein MSSPDPSPAPVHLRLRPDRGAWFAVGVLLLCGLPLIASAPVLTFALVVPLAWAVWLVRARVVAAPVGVEVCNGLLPRRTTWDDVAGFDLPRRGAPVLVRTNGERWRMTAIDRRQLPQVLAVHDQARRAR